From the genome of Desulfobaculum xiamenense, one region includes:
- the hgcA gene encoding mercury methylation corrinoid protein HgcA has translation MDKLEKRDTELGKAEAIVPLVEGAFCMIRRPSGCGEEPGUGPRPGPGFGPENKPGYTVCHFVRDFARTPVGHVPRVMSYMTPRDWAGSAFARLGVIRDNYKVVPGLYCVGFPDEDSPVIVSANYKLTFDALRRELSGIDAWILVVDTRGINVWCAAGKNLFSSEEVARVVRAARLSEVVSHRRLILPQLAATGVGARKVKKLCGFDVVFGPVRASDLQRYFENGSEATPDMREVTFTLAERAVLIPVELVLLWKTMLTALCVAFVLSGVGPDVFSFSAAAERVGDVALALVAGVVSGAVVVPLLLPWLPGTAFSVKGLWPGVFAAAGLLTVMGMDEPMAGAALAALSVSVSSYMAMNFTGSTPFTSPSGVEREMRSAMPWQLGGLLVWAVLWVALRFAA, from the coding sequence ATGGATAAGCTCGAAAAGCGGGATACGGAACTCGGCAAGGCCGAGGCTATCGTACCGTTGGTCGAGGGCGCGTTCTGCATGATCAGACGTCCCTCGGGCTGCGGCGAGGAGCCTGGCTGAGGGCCGCGTCCCGGGCCCGGGTTCGGGCCTGAAAACAAACCCGGCTACACGGTGTGCCACTTCGTCCGCGATTTTGCGCGCACGCCGGTGGGCCATGTGCCGCGCGTCATGTCGTACATGACCCCGCGTGATTGGGCGGGGAGCGCTTTCGCTCGGCTTGGTGTCATCCGCGACAACTACAAGGTCGTCCCCGGCCTGTACTGCGTGGGCTTCCCCGACGAGGATTCGCCGGTCATCGTTTCGGCCAACTACAAGCTCACCTTCGATGCCCTCCGGCGCGAGCTGTCCGGCATCGACGCGTGGATTCTCGTCGTGGACACGCGGGGAATCAACGTGTGGTGCGCGGCGGGCAAGAATCTCTTCTCGTCGGAGGAAGTGGCGAGGGTCGTTCGCGCCGCACGGCTGAGCGAGGTCGTCTCGCATCGGCGGCTCATCCTGCCGCAGCTTGCTGCCACGGGCGTCGGAGCGCGCAAGGTCAAGAAGCTGTGCGGGTTCGACGTCGTGTTCGGGCCTGTCCGTGCGAGCGATCTCCAGCGCTATTTCGAGAACGGGTCCGAGGCCACGCCGGATATGCGCGAGGTGACGTTCACGCTTGCCGAACGCGCCGTGCTCATTCCTGTCGAGCTTGTATTGCTCTGGAAGACGATGCTTACGGCGCTGTGCGTCGCCTTTGTCCTGTCGGGAGTGGGGCCGGACGTGTTTTCGTTCTCCGCCGCCGCCGAGAGGGTGGGGGATGTGGCGCTGGCGCTGGTGGCCGGAGTCGTGTCGGGCGCCGTTGTGGTTCCGCTACTCCTGCCGTGGCTTCCGGGGACGGCCTTCTCCGTGAAGGGGCTGTGGCCCGGAGTGTTCGCGGCGGCGGGGCTGCTGACTGTCATGGGCATGGACGAGCCAATGGCCGGTGCGGCGCTCGCCGCGTTGAGCGTGAGCGTGAGCAGTTACATGGCCATGAATTTTACGGGGTCCACGCCCTTCACCTCGCCGTCCGGCGTCGAGCGCGAGATGCGTTCGGCCATG
- a CDS encoding ArsR/SmtB family transcription factor, whose amino-acid sequence MQSDEDRQGAAQIAVMTDRRFLADICKALGHPVRLRMIAFIRDAGQCLCGDIVDALPLAQSTVSQHLKVLRQAGLVRAVSDGVRMRYSVDADAIERFKRKILSL is encoded by the coding sequence ATGCAGTCCGACGAAGATCGACAGGGTGCGGCGCAGATTGCGGTCATGACTGACCGGCGGTTTCTTGCCGATATATGCAAGGCCCTCGGGCACCCGGTGCGCCTGCGCATGATCGCCTTCATTCGCGACGCCGGGCAGTGCCTGTGCGGCGATATCGTTGACGCGCTACCGCTGGCGCAGTCCACGGTCAGCCAGCATCTCAAGGTGCTCCGGCAGGCCGGACTGGTCCGCGCGGTCTCCGACGGAGTGCGCATGCGCTATAGCGTCGATGCGGACGCCATCGAACGGTTCAAGCGGAAGATTTTGTCATTGTGA
- the qrcD gene encoding menaquinone reductase integral membrane subunit QrcD, with protein MDRALWPEGVERCSLGKFLLWLGFVGVILAAGLYEFFMILVPDGLARTALDNYFGFGLWITFDLAVIALGAGAFFTGLLKYILDIKELEKIVNLTVIVGFICYSGAMLVLALDVGQPLRSWFGYWHANVHSMLTEVMFCITCYLCVLAIEFLPNILENRKLNEIPYLHNLAHNMHVVMPLIAGLGAFLSTFHQGSLGGMYGVLFARPYILRDGFFIWPWTFFLFVLSAVASGPCFSVLVVKIMELLTGKQLVDYKVKALMCKIAGTMLCLYLFFKFADTWAWATDVLPRSGLTWDQMFNSDLGYGEWLLWVEIGLCGVLPAILLMVPRFRNTPALLYTAAILNCTGVTINRYVFTVQALAIPVMPFDQWYNYVPNWAEWAPSIGVLAYGALLLSLSYRYLPVFPQEIELNYRKQAPAAPAAPVEEPKEAEEATATA; from the coding sequence ATGGATAGAGCTCTCTGGCCTGAAGGAGTCGAGCGCTGCTCGCTCGGCAAATTCCTGCTGTGGCTTGGTTTTGTCGGCGTGATCCTGGCTGCCGGTCTCTACGAGTTCTTCATGATCCTCGTGCCCGACGGTCTGGCCCGTACCGCGCTCGACAACTACTTCGGATTCGGCCTCTGGATCACCTTCGACCTCGCGGTCATCGCCCTCGGCGCCGGTGCGTTCTTCACCGGTCTGCTCAAGTATATCCTCGATATCAAGGAGCTTGAGAAGATCGTGAACCTCACCGTCATCGTCGGCTTCATCTGCTACTCCGGCGCCATGCTCGTCCTGGCTCTGGACGTGGGTCAGCCGCTGCGGTCGTGGTTCGGTTACTGGCATGCCAACGTGCACTCGATGCTGACAGAAGTTATGTTCTGCATCACCTGCTACCTGTGCGTGCTGGCCATCGAGTTCCTGCCGAACATCCTTGAGAACAGGAAGCTCAACGAGATTCCCTACCTGCACAATCTCGCGCACAACATGCACGTTGTGATGCCGCTGATCGCAGGTCTGGGCGCGTTCCTGTCCACCTTCCACCAGGGCTCCCTCGGCGGCATGTACGGCGTGCTCTTCGCTCGTCCCTACATCCTGCGCGACGGATTCTTCATCTGGCCGTGGACGTTCTTCCTGTTCGTGCTGTCCGCCGTTGCCTCCGGTCCCTGCTTCTCCGTGCTCGTCGTGAAGATCATGGAGCTCCTGACCGGCAAGCAGCTCGTGGACTACAAGGTCAAGGCTCTGATGTGCAAGATCGCCGGCACCATGCTGTGCCTGTACCTGTTCTTCAAGTTCGCCGACACCTGGGCTTGGGCCACTGACGTCCTGCCCCGCTCCGGCCTGACTTGGGACCAGATGTTCAACAGCGATCTCGGATACGGCGAGTGGCTGCTGTGGGTCGAAATCGGCCTGTGCGGCGTCCTGCCCGCCATCCTGCTCATGGTGCCCAGATTCCGGAATACTCCGGCCCTTCTGTACACCGCCGCCATCCTGAACTGCACCGGCGTGACCATCAACCGTTACGTCTTCACCGTTCAGGCTCTGGCCATCCCGGTCATGCCCTTCGACCAGTGGTACAATTACGTGCCGAACTGGGCCGAGTGGGCGCCGTCCATCGGCGTGCTGGCCTACGGCGCGCTGCTCCTGTCCCTGTCCTACCGCTATCTGCCGGTCTTCCCGCAGGAGATCGAGCTGAACTACAGGAAGCAGGCCCCGGCCGCTCCCGCAGCTCCCGTCGAGGAGCCCAAGGAGGCCGAGGAGGCCACCGCTACCGCCTAG
- a CDS encoding 4Fe-4S dicluster domain-containing protein, with protein sequence MSAFKEFPIRWGMVIDIDKCTGCGACTVACNKENNIAPQPQQLERIAGKGFPTRFKKLEWLTVYELSNGVQGSGHDTAYLPRPCMQCGMPSCVSVCPATATDKNENGGIVSQIYPRCFGCRYCMASCPYHARVFNWDQPVYPDGMEKQLTPNVSVRSRGVVEKCNFCHHRWMYAKDAARVAGEDPNALPEDAYIPACAEACPTGAIYFGDVKNPEHKVYELIHSPYTFRLLERLGTDPQVYYMSKREWVRRQGDNYLENEAGPVAHGNGGLHG encoded by the coding sequence ATGTCAGCATTCAAAGAGTTCCCTATCAGATGGGGCATGGTCATCGACATAGACAAGTGTACGGGCTGCGGCGCGTGCACGGTGGCCTGCAACAAGGAAAACAATATCGCGCCCCAGCCCCAGCAGCTTGAGCGCATCGCGGGCAAGGGCTTCCCCACCCGCTTCAAGAAGCTGGAGTGGCTGACTGTCTACGAGCTGTCCAACGGCGTGCAGGGTTCCGGTCATGACACCGCCTACCTGCCCCGTCCGTGCATGCAGTGCGGCATGCCCTCGTGCGTGTCCGTGTGCCCGGCAACGGCCACCGACAAGAACGAGAATGGCGGCATCGTCAGCCAGATCTACCCCCGCTGCTTCGGCTGCCGGTACTGCATGGCCTCCTGCCCCTACCACGCCCGCGTGTTCAACTGGGATCAGCCGGTGTACCCCGATGGCATGGAGAAGCAGCTGACCCCCAACGTGTCCGTGCGCTCCCGCGGCGTGGTCGAGAAGTGCAACTTCTGCCACCATCGCTGGATGTACGCCAAGGACGCCGCCCGCGTGGCGGGTGAGGATCCCAATGCGCTGCCCGAGGATGCCTACATCCCGGCCTGCGCCGAGGCTTGCCCCACTGGCGCCATCTACTTCGGCGACGTGAAGAATCCCGAGCACAAGGTCTACGAGCTGATCCACAGCCCCTACACCTTCCGTCTGCTCGAACGCCTCGGCACCGACCCGCAGGTTTACTACATGAGCAAGCGCGAGTGGGTCCGCAGGCAGGGCGACAACTACCTCGAAAATGAAGCGGGCCCCGTGGCCCACGGCAATGGAGGTCTCCATGGATAG
- the qrcB gene encoding menaquinone reductase molybdopterin-binding-like subunit QrcB: MLNRRAFLSFSAGATVGLMITPIPWKLTDDASIWTQNWKWNPKVPKRAIYFAEMASKMDPSGAGIRVASVEGCPVGVAGNPDHPMGKGAVSAMAAAEIGLLYSPSRVKTPMVRTESGFAPISWEKAEAMLTEKLGEARGRVAMVSGDETGSANEIFNALVANLEGEFFMMPGEAQSAARSWKMMGGEGQIGYDIENADHVLFLGADALESSGTAVRNARAFSATHPSGKEALAKYVYAGPVLNSTATVCDEWVQARPGMAATVAMGLANILMSEGMTAAFSGFDAFRAEAAAFTPARVERETGVRARDLMRMAAELRSARRPLVVAGSEFGQGAGARAVLASLGLNAVLGRIGAEGGVKAVAEAPVVVPGAASRSEMFQADFVAFMQKVAEGRADVDVLMVYDANPAYGLPQAEMMAKALEKVPFTVSFSSFMDETAKTADLILPSSMPVERYDDVYTPYGAAESCYNVNRPIAKAAFDTRHTADVLLGAASRMGMDLGFIAFKDVLKAKTVALGASWGDLKKGQTWTAAAAPVRQLNIAACAVPSVEPAGNGALALAPVAKSHLGNGKIAIPPSNVSTIRDTEFDGSDCMVQMNAKTARMSGVKAGQKVRLSGPGGEMLAKVCITEKVMNGVVAAPLGFGHTAWDEFSCGMGDNAYKLLAAVAEPETGLTAWSGTRVEIATA, translated from the coding sequence ATGCTGAATAGAAGAGCTTTTCTGTCGTTTTCCGCGGGTGCCACTGTGGGGCTGATGATCACCCCCATTCCGTGGAAACTGACTGACGACGCGTCCATCTGGACGCAGAACTGGAAGTGGAACCCCAAGGTGCCCAAGAGGGCGATCTATTTCGCCGAAATGGCATCCAAGATGGATCCCTCCGGCGCGGGCATCCGTGTGGCCTCCGTCGAGGGCTGCCCCGTCGGCGTGGCTGGAAATCCCGACCATCCGATGGGCAAGGGCGCCGTGTCCGCCATGGCGGCGGCCGAGATCGGCCTGCTCTACAGCCCCTCGCGTGTGAAGACCCCCATGGTCCGCACCGAGTCCGGCTTCGCGCCCATCTCCTGGGAGAAGGCCGAGGCCATGCTCACCGAGAAGCTCGGTGAGGCCCGTGGCCGCGTGGCCATGGTCAGCGGTGACGAGACCGGTTCCGCCAATGAAATCTTCAACGCGCTGGTTGCCAACCTCGAGGGCGAGTTCTTCATGATGCCCGGCGAGGCTCAGAGCGCCGCGCGTTCCTGGAAGATGATGGGTGGCGAAGGCCAGATTGGCTACGACATCGAGAACGCCGACCACGTGCTGTTCCTCGGCGCCGACGCGCTGGAGTCCTCCGGCACCGCCGTGCGCAACGCTCGTGCCTTCTCCGCCACGCATCCCTCCGGCAAGGAAGCCCTCGCCAAGTACGTCTACGCCGGTCCGGTGCTCAACAGCACCGCCACCGTCTGCGACGAGTGGGTGCAGGCCCGTCCCGGCATGGCCGCCACCGTGGCCATGGGACTCGCCAACATCCTCATGTCCGAGGGAATGACCGCCGCGTTCTCCGGCTTCGACGCCTTCCGCGCCGAGGCTGCCGCGTTCACCCCGGCCCGCGTCGAACGCGAGACCGGCGTGCGCGCCCGCGATCTCATGCGCATGGCCGCCGAACTGCGTTCCGCTCGCCGCCCGCTGGTGGTTGCCGGTTCCGAGTTCGGTCAGGGTGCCGGTGCCCGTGCGGTGCTCGCTTCCCTGGGCCTCAATGCCGTTCTGGGCCGCATCGGCGCAGAGGGCGGCGTGAAGGCCGTGGCCGAGGCTCCGGTGGTGGTGCCCGGTGCCGCGTCCCGCAGCGAGATGTTCCAGGCCGACTTCGTCGCCTTCATGCAGAAGGTGGCCGAGGGCCGTGCCGACGTCGACGTGCTCATGGTGTACGACGCCAACCCCGCCTACGGTCTCCCGCAGGCAGAGATGATGGCCAAGGCCCTCGAAAAGGTGCCCTTCACCGTGAGCTTCAGCTCCTTCATGGACGAGACCGCCAAGACTGCGGACCTCATCCTGCCGTCTTCCATGCCGGTGGAGCGTTACGACGACGTCTACACCCCCTACGGTGCCGCCGAGTCCTGCTACAACGTCAACAGGCCCATCGCCAAGGCCGCCTTTGACACCCGGCACACCGCCGACGTGCTCCTCGGCGCGGCTTCCCGCATGGGCATGGACCTTGGCTTCATTGCCTTCAAGGATGTGCTCAAGGCCAAGACCGTGGCCCTTGGCGCCTCCTGGGGCGATTTGAAGAAGGGACAGACCTGGACCGCAGCCGCCGCCCCCGTGCGTCAGCTGAATATCGCCGCGTGCGCCGTGCCTTCCGTCGAGCCCGCCGGAAACGGTGCGCTGGCCCTCGCTCCGGTTGCCAAGAGCCATCTCGGCAACGGAAAGATCGCGATTCCGCCGAGCAACGTGTCCACCATCCGCGACACCGAGTTCGACGGTTCCGACTGCATGGTGCAGATGAACGCCAAGACCGCCCGCATGAGCGGTGTGAAGGCCGGCCAGAAGGTCAGGCTTTCCGGACCCGGTGGCGAGATGCTCGCCAAGGTCTGCATCACCGAGAAGGTCATGAACGGTGTTGTGGCCGCGCCGCTGGGCTTCGGTCACACCGCTTGGGACGAGTTCTCGTGCGGAATGGGCGATAACGCCTACAAGCTGCTTGCAGCCGTCGCCGAGCCGGAAACCGGCCTCACCGCCTGGTCCGGAACCCGGGTCGAGATCGCCACCGCATAA